In a genomic window of Primulina huaijiensis isolate GDHJ02 chromosome 10, ASM1229523v2, whole genome shotgun sequence:
- the LOC140985640 gene encoding calcium uniporter protein 2, mitochondrial-like, producing the protein MAFNKSLIQRLFNVSRITSPASGNGWISSPQASARAAALNFHETPNNLVHDPGDNGVYRRYFYSHSASKSPPEIRFFPTGEKLLEKLRGMDVARERIRLDDLRPPVEEEEPGEVTVDDARKILLLSQLEMVKSRLRQIEKSCLSYSEFLQICVKEASNEEQGIEFSKLLDKSGAVIVLGNTVFLRPQQVMKAIQGLIPLPSSHNAPSDPKTLEEFQEMEQRKEAIDKKAESIAKRELWCGLGFLVVQTAAFMRLTFWELTWDVMEPICFYVTSTYFMCGYAFFLRTTKEPSFEGFFQSRFNTKQRRLMKLQNFDLERYNELKRACYSYSPAPRERDLSFGSSILDHSQRT; encoded by the exons ATGGCGTTCAATAAATCATTAATCCAACGCCTTTTCAATGTATCAAGGATCACCAGCCCGGCCTCGGGAAATGGCTGGATTTCTTCTCCACAGGCCTCCGCGAGAGCCGCCGCGCTTAATTTTCACGAAACCCCGAACAACCTGGTCCATGATCCGGGAGACAACGGAGTTTACCGGCGGTACTTTTACTCCCACTCTGCGTCTAAGTCGCCGCCCGAAATACGGTTCTTCCCCACCGGAGAGAAGCTCCTGGAGAAGCTTCGGGGAATGGATGTTGCGAGAGAAAGGATCAGGCTTGATGACCTGCGGCCGCCGGTGGAGGAGGAAGAGCCGGGGGAGGTGACGGTGGATGATGCGAGGAAGATTCTTTTGCTGTCGCAGCTTGAGATGGTGAAGTCGAGGCTGCGGCAGATTGAAAAGAGCTGTCTCTCTTATTCGGAATTCTTGCAGATTTGTGTTAAGGAAGCATCGAATGAGGAACAGGGGATTGAGTTTTCTAAATTGTTGGATAAATCTGGGGCTGTTATTGTTCTTGGGAACACAGTGTTCCTCAGGCCTCAACAG GTTATGAAAGCCATCCAAGGCCTAATCCCTCTGCCCTCATCCCACAATGCCCCCAGTGATCCAAAAACACTTGAAGAATTTCAAGAAATGGAGCAACGAAAAGAAGCCATCGACAAGAAAGCGGAGTCCATCGCGAAACGTGAACTCTGGTGTGGTTTGGGCTTTTTAGTTGTCCAAACAGCAGCATTCATGAGGTTAACGTTCTGGGAACTGACATGGGATGTGATGGAACCTATATGTTTCTACGTTACATCGACGTATTTCATGTGCGGTTACGCCTTCTTCTTAAGAACAACGAAAGAACCTTCTTTCGAAGGGTTCTTCCAGAGCCGGTTTAACACGAAGCAGAGGCGTTTGATGAAGTTGCAGAATTTTGATTTGGAGAGGTATAATGAGTTGAAGAGAGCTTGTTATTCCTATTCGCCTGCACCTCGAGAAAGGGATTTGTCGTTTGGTTCATCAATTCTTGATCATTCTCAGAGAACATAA